One region of Eleutherodactylus coqui strain aEleCoq1 chromosome 5, aEleCoq1.hap1, whole genome shotgun sequence genomic DNA includes:
- the LOC136628502 gene encoding THAP domain-containing protein 1-like — MPACAAINCTSRQTRGCGKSFHRFPHGRPEILKKWVTNMRRDAFKPSSKAVLCSDHFEEYCFDRTGQTIRLRVDAVPTVFTFLWKTRRDRKPQISAPLLEDVEKFSIPPLSLPEKSSTPESADKRFTVEHDSADIRVTVEHDSPDKHVTVEHDYCITDSPKALKKKLDEALNSLHNVKRRLKITQQKFRKLKFKVQSLDLSDDPV; from the exons ATGCCCGCATGTGCTGCCATCAACTGCACAAGTCGACAGACGCGAGGATGTGGGAAGTCCTTTCACCG gTTTCCACACGGACgcccagaaattctgaaaaaatggGTAACAAACATGCGACGTGATGCCTTTAAGCCATCTTCTAAGGCGGTGCTGTGCTCTGACCATTTTGAGGAATACTGCTTTGACCGGACTGGTCAGACCATTCGGCTGAGGGTGGACGCGGTGCCAACAGTGTTTACGTTTCTGTGGAAAACAAGAAGG GATCGAAAACCACAAATCTCTGCTCCGTTGCTTGAGGATGTTGAGAAGTTTTCCATTCCACCCCTTTCACTTCCAGAGAAGTCTTCTACCCCAGAGTCGGCCGACAAACGTTTTACAGTGGAACATGACTCGGCCGACATACGTGTTACAGTGGAACATGACTCGCCCGACAAACATGTCACAGTGGAGCATGACTATTGTATTACAGACAGTCCTAAAGCTTTAAAAAAGAAGCTTGATGAGGCTTTAAATAGCCTTCATAATGTGAAGAGGAGGCTGAAGATTACCCAGCAAAAGTTCAGGAAGCTGAAATTCAAGGTTCAGTCCCTTGACTTGTCGGATGATCCCGTGTAG